The following are encoded together in the Armatimonadota bacterium genome:
- a CDS encoding lactonase family protein, whose protein sequence is MLTVGTYSVRGSKGIYALDFDAETGALSNQRHIADLRNPSFLALHPREPWLYAVSEAEGQGAVAAIALPVEPGPGTLLNHESTRGVGPCHVAVDPTGHWVASANYVSGSVCLHAIQADGTLAPAADVAQHTGSGPNPGRQEGPHAHSVTFDPSGTFIIAADLGIDRMLVYLLDRELGKLVPHHPAGLGVKPGAGPRHFAFHPTGEYAYIINELDNTVVACAWDAMAGELSALQTLSTLPPDFTETSYCADIHVHPNGRFLYGTNRGHDSLAVFAIDTRTGLLEATGHVSTGGRNPRNFTITADGKWLLAANQDTDNIVVFRVSEDGAALEPVGEHLGIPAPVCLVFGK, encoded by the coding sequence ATGCTCACCGTGGGAACCTATTCGGTGCGGGGAAGCAAGGGCATCTATGCTCTGGATTTCGACGCGGAGACGGGGGCCCTCTCGAACCAGAGGCACATCGCGGACTTACGCAACCCATCCTTTCTCGCCCTTCACCCGCGGGAGCCCTGGCTCTATGCGGTAAGCGAGGCCGAGGGGCAGGGCGCAGTGGCTGCGATTGCGCTGCCCGTGGAGCCGGGCCCAGGCACTTTGCTCAACCACGAGAGCACCCGCGGCGTCGGCCCCTGCCACGTGGCGGTGGACCCCACCGGACATTGGGTGGCCAGTGCGAACTACGTCAGCGGCAGCGTGTGTCTGCATGCGATCCAGGCCGACGGGACACTCGCTCCCGCCGCCGATGTTGCGCAGCACACCGGTTCGGGTCCGAACCCGGGCAGGCAGGAGGGGCCCCATGCACACTCCGTCACCTTCGACCCGTCCGGCACGTTCATCATCGCCGCCGACCTCGGAATAGACCGGATGCTTGTCTACCTCCTGGATCGTGAGCTCGGCAAGCTCGTGCCGCACCACCCGGCCGGGCTGGGTGTGAAGCCGGGAGCGGGCCCCCGGCACTTCGCCTTCCACCCGACGGGCGAATACGCATACATCATCAATGAACTGGACAACACTGTGGTCGCCTGCGCGTGGGATGCGATGGCGGGGGAACTGAGCGCTCTGCAGACGCTCTCCACACTGCCCCCGGACTTCACGGAAACCAGCTACTGCGCAGACATTCACGTTCATCCGAACGGGCGGTTCCTCTACGGGACCAACCGCGGCCACGACAGCCTCGCGGTGTTCGCGATTGACACGCGAACCGGGCTGCTCGAAGCCACGGGGCATGTGAGTACTGGGGGCCGAAATCCGAGGAACTTCACGATCACCGCGGACGGAAAGTGGCTGCTCGCGGCTAACCAGGATACGGACAACATCGTGGTCTTCCGGGTAAGCGAAGATGGCGCGGCGCTGGAGCCGGTTGGGGAGCATCTCGGAATCCCCGCGCCGGTGTGCCTGGTGTTTGGCAAATGA
- a CDS encoding exo-alpha-sialidase, which produces MPASLAGRSSPMAISVIALLLILLCMSVHAEEAYPLWAGGPFPPKAEIPTLDGVEFSVIKPWEFETDGYRFLHGVALVWHKGRLYASFGHNRVGENTATEEARGRISDDSGKTWGEVFTIDPGEGDLAVSHGVFLSTGGELWAFHGAYYNTMERVHTRAYLLDEPTGTWQPRGTVVEGGFWPMQEPQKMPDGNWIMSGISVGGRNPAAVAISHGHDFTRWDLVAIQAAPGTGSMWGESSVILEGKRVVNIARYGAQAVPLVAVSEDCGRSWTQSRPGNMPMTPSKPYSGTLTTGQRYLICTMAADTGSRRAPLTIAVSRPGEQPFARVFTIRDAVHPGGPGESHPGAGLAYPYAVEYEGKLYVGYSNSGGRGGKDRANWNNNSAELAVIPLSVLDAR; this is translated from the coding sequence ATGCCGGCTTCGCTGGCCGGGAGAAGCTCTCCAATGGCGATATCAGTGATCGCGCTCCTGTTGATTCTTCTGTGCATGTCGGTTCATGCCGAGGAGGCGTACCCGCTCTGGGCAGGCGGCCCGTTCCCTCCGAAAGCTGAAATCCCGACGCTGGACGGTGTGGAGTTCTCGGTCATCAAGCCGTGGGAATTCGAGACCGACGGATACCGCTTTCTGCATGGAGTTGCCCTTGTCTGGCACAAGGGGCGTCTCTACGCGTCATTCGGGCACAATCGGGTCGGCGAGAACACCGCCACCGAGGAGGCGCGGGGGCGAATCAGCGACGACAGTGGGAAGACCTGGGGCGAGGTCTTCACCATCGACCCCGGGGAGGGTGACCTCGCGGTGAGTCATGGCGTGTTCCTCTCGACAGGCGGCGAGCTCTGGGCCTTCCACGGCGCGTATTACAACACCATGGAACGCGTGCATACCCGCGCTTATCTACTGGACGAGCCCACCGGGACCTGGCAGCCGAGAGGAACCGTGGTCGAGGGCGGCTTCTGGCCCATGCAGGAGCCGCAGAAGATGCCTGACGGGAACTGGATAATGTCCGGCATCTCTGTGGGCGGCAGAAACCCCGCAGCAGTAGCAATCAGCCACGGTCACGACTTCACCCGCTGGGACCTGGTGGCCATCCAGGCGGCGCCGGGCACCGGGAGCATGTGGGGCGAGTCGTCAGTCATCCTGGAGGGTAAGCGCGTGGTCAACATCGCCCGTTACGGCGCTCAGGCCGTGCCCCTGGTGGCCGTGAGCGAAGACTGCGGGCGCAGCTGGACCCAGTCGCGCCCCGGGAACATGCCCATGACCCCATCGAAGCCCTATTCTGGGACCTTGACCACAGGCCAGCGTTACCTGATTTGCACAATGGCTGCGGATACAGGCAGCCGGCGCGCACCCCTGACCATCGCAGTCAGCCGCCCCGGGGAGCAGCCCTTTGCGCGGGTCTTCACCATCCGGGACGCAGTACACCCCGGTGGCCCTGGCGAATCTCATCCCGGTGCAGGTCTCGCTTATCCGTACGCGGTCGAGTACGAAGGGAAGCTCTATGTGGGATACTCTAACAGCGGCGGACGTGGCGGGAAGGACCGCGCTAACTGGAACAATAACAGCGCCGAACTCGCGGTGATCCCGCTATCAGTGCTGGACGCTCGGTGA